In Ignavibacteriales bacterium, one DNA window encodes the following:
- a CDS encoding 3-isopropylmalate dehydratase, whose protein sequence is MEKILKGKAYVLGDNIDTDQIIPAEYLVYSTTDPEESKKYGHFALSSVPLEKAGLPDGGKPFIVGDCEQSEYEIIIGGSNFGCGSSREHAPLALQKAGVKAVIAESYARIFYRNSVDGGFLVPYDSKEKLNDKIKTGDEVELNVDTNTLTNHSSGKVHKLNSLGDVFEIVEAGGVFKYARKVGMLA, encoded by the coding sequence ATGGAAAAAATATTAAAAGGTAAAGCATACGTTCTTGGCGATAACATCGATACGGACCAAATTATTCCTGCTGAATATTTGGTTTATAGTACAACTGATCCAGAGGAATCTAAAAAGTACGGACACTTTGCATTATCAAGTGTTCCTTTGGAAAAAGCTGGATTACCGGATGGAGGCAAACCATTTATAGTTGGCGATTGTGAGCAATCAGAATACGAAATTATAATCGGTGGTTCCAACTTTGGTTGTGGTTCTTCAAGAGAGCATGCGCCTTTAGCTCTTCAGAAAGCTGGAGTGAAAGCAGTTATAGCTGAATCATACGCAAGGATATTTTACAGAAATTCTGTGGATGGTGGCTTTCTTGTTCCTTATGATAGTAAAGAAAAGCTAAATGATAAAATTAAAACCGGTGATGAAGTAGAATTAAATGTTGACACAAATACTTTAACAAATCATTCATCTGGTAAAGTACATAAACTTAATTCGCTTGGAGATGTTTTTGAGATTGTTGAAGCAGGTGGAGTTTTTAAGTATGCAAGAAAAGTTGGAATGTTAGCATAA